Proteins encoded together in one Corallococcus soli window:
- a CDS encoding PAS domain S-box protein: protein MTLLDELTTCAGQSVTAPSSTGACLILISTTTPAAIGKAYRLEPGEHIIGRGSEAEVRIDDHGVSRKHARIRRAADGTCHVTDLESTNGTFLNGLPVSTAELQEGDRLQVGTVTVFRFSRREVLEQREEQLRQALSAARVGIWDWSAKSGQVTWSEHVDRLLGLAVGKLSGRAMDLEEIVHPADLPRLRAGLATALAQKSQVDVEYRIEPAGSGYRWISCKGDVLLDAAGQPARVTGTVMDITARKQAEQELHRQALIFESISDGVVITDLAGGVIDWNTSAERMFGRSRKQAMGQTLFSVLHPGEPDRLTGAILTALEVHGRWSGELEFRRDDGMACVCESVVVPLRDAEGRIIANIMVHRDMSERRQLQARLVVADRLASVGTLGAGVAHEINNPLAYMLVNLHLIREGLDKLETQGAPSEPVAAIQQLVRETTEGAERIATIVRDLKVFARGEQESRPMPVDVRRSVELACKMADNVIRHRARLITEFEPVPAVEASEARLCQVFLNLLLNAAQAIPEDPSSVTEHEIRAIIRQGEPGKVVVEVRDTGVGMTPEVLGRIFDPFFTTKAVGVGTGLGLSICHGIIESMGGSIHAESVPGQGSTFRVVLRSAQHEPDLYPRLSATAQAGARARILVVDDEPNVTVALQRSLATEHEVATANSAQAALRLVNEGGRFDLILCDVMMPGMTGMDLYFELGRSAPEQAGRMVFMTGGAFTPRTVSFLRDVPNLKLSKPLDLTQLRELVGRSAEAGR, encoded by the coding sequence ATGACGTTGTTGGACGAGCTCACGACCTGCGCGGGCCAGTCGGTGACGGCGCCGTCCTCGACCGGGGCGTGTCTCATCCTGATCAGCACCACGACGCCCGCCGCCATCGGCAAGGCGTACCGGCTGGAGCCGGGCGAGCACATCATCGGCCGGGGTTCGGAGGCGGAGGTCCGCATCGACGACCACGGGGTGTCGCGCAAGCACGCGCGCATCCGCCGCGCCGCCGACGGCACCTGCCACGTCACCGACCTGGAGTCCACGAACGGCACGTTCCTCAACGGCCTGCCGGTGTCCACGGCGGAGCTCCAGGAGGGGGACCGGCTCCAGGTGGGCACCGTCACGGTGTTCCGCTTCTCCCGGCGCGAGGTGCTGGAGCAGCGCGAGGAGCAGCTCCGGCAGGCGCTGTCCGCGGCGCGCGTGGGCATCTGGGACTGGAGCGCCAAGAGCGGTCAGGTGACGTGGAGCGAGCACGTGGACCGGCTGCTGGGCCTGGCGGTGGGCAAGCTGTCTGGCCGCGCCATGGACCTGGAGGAGATCGTCCACCCGGCGGACCTGCCCCGGCTGCGCGCGGGGCTGGCGACGGCGCTCGCGCAGAAGTCGCAGGTGGACGTGGAGTACCGCATCGAGCCCGCGGGCAGCGGCTACCGCTGGATTTCGTGCAAGGGCGACGTGCTCCTGGACGCGGCGGGGCAGCCCGCGCGGGTGACGGGCACGGTGATGGACATCACCGCGCGCAAGCAGGCGGAGCAGGAGCTGCACCGGCAGGCGCTCATCTTCGAGAGCATCTCCGACGGCGTCGTCATCACGGACCTGGCGGGCGGCGTCATCGACTGGAACACCAGCGCGGAGCGGATGTTCGGCCGAAGCCGCAAGCAGGCCATGGGGCAGACGCTCTTCAGCGTGCTGCACCCGGGCGAGCCGGACCGGCTGACGGGCGCCATCCTCACCGCGCTGGAGGTGCACGGGCGCTGGTCCGGGGAGCTGGAGTTCCGGCGCGACGACGGCATGGCGTGCGTCTGCGAGTCGGTGGTGGTGCCGCTGCGCGACGCGGAGGGGCGCATCATCGCGAACATCATGGTCCACCGGGACATGAGCGAGCGCCGGCAGCTCCAGGCGCGGCTGGTGGTGGCGGACCGGCTGGCCAGCGTGGGCACGCTGGGCGCGGGCGTGGCGCACGAAATCAACAACCCGCTGGCGTACATGCTGGTGAACCTGCACCTCATCCGCGAGGGGCTGGACAAGCTGGAGACGCAGGGCGCGCCCTCGGAGCCGGTGGCGGCCATCCAGCAGCTGGTGCGTGAGACGACGGAGGGCGCGGAGCGCATCGCCACCATCGTGCGGGACCTGAAGGTGTTCGCGCGCGGCGAGCAGGAGTCCCGGCCGATGCCGGTGGACGTGCGCCGCTCCGTGGAGCTGGCGTGCAAGATGGCGGACAACGTCATCCGTCACCGCGCGCGGCTCATCACCGAATTTGAACCGGTGCCGGCGGTGGAGGCGAGCGAGGCGCGGCTGTGCCAGGTGTTCCTGAACCTGCTGCTCAACGCGGCGCAGGCGATTCCGGAGGACCCGTCCTCCGTCACCGAGCATGAGATTCGCGCCATCATCCGCCAGGGCGAGCCCGGCAAGGTGGTGGTGGAGGTGCGCGACACCGGCGTGGGCATGACGCCGGAGGTGCTGGGGCGCATCTTCGACCCGTTCTTCACCACGAAGGCGGTGGGCGTGGGCACGGGGCTGGGGCTGTCCATCTGCCACGGCATCATCGAATCCATGGGCGGCTCCATCCACGCGGAGAGCGTGCCGGGGCAGGGCAGCACCTTCCGCGTGGTGTTGCGCTCGGCGCAGCACGAGCCGGACCTCTACCCCCGGCTGTCGGCGACGGCGCAGGCCGGGGCGCGGGCGCGCATCCTGGTGGTGGACGACGAGCCCAACGTGACGGTGGCCCTGCAGCGCTCGCTGGCGACGGAGCACGAGGTGGCCACGGCGAACAGCGCGCAGGCGGCGCTGCGGCTGGTGAACGAAGGCGGCCGCTTCGACCTCATCCTCTGCGACGTGATGATGCCGGGGATGACGGGCATGGACCTGTACTTCGAATTGGGGCGCTCCGCGCCGGAGCAGGCCGGGCGCATGGTGTTCATGACGGGCGGGGCCTTCACGCCGCGCACGGTGTCCTTCCTGCGCGACGTGCCGAACCTCAAGCTGAGCAAGCCGCTGGACCTGACACAGCTGCGGGAGCTGGTGGGCCGCTCGGCGGAGGCCGGGCGATGA
- a CDS encoding OPT/YSL family transporter yields MSAPSGHPAAPPEVAAGPGAPLPVAQAPGFAGAPASQGREWTVRALGMGLLIGALLAVTNLYMGMKTGWWDSGSITATVLGFSGLAAYGRRRGVPYTPLENNLTQTAASAVGAMPAAAGLLGALPALALLGVAVPGWGIAAWGLVLGAVGVLVAGLLRRRLLEQEALPFPTGIATAELISTLHSATPTEAPGTSVGRGRTLVGAGLVAMAVTWVRDARGWLPGMVALPGRVDGTALGALTWGVGVSPMLLAVGMMTGLQLALSMLLGAVVAWGVLSPVLLRAGVVVGAEYGTLSAWLTWPGVGLMVGAAVVSLGAQARDFLSAARDLRSVGANRGGLPRWMLGVAAVACVLAVVLGGVLFGLGVPSMVLALVLLVPLCAVCARGAGQTDVSPVSQMGNLTQVVFGGVRPGELAPNVAAGSVVAGAAAQTGVSLWSLKAGHLLGASSSKQLAAQLVGVVVGAVVAVPAYLLLVDAYGLGTAALPVPAAAQFRAVAEVSVRGLSGLPPHAGLGALVGCAVGAVLTLAARGKAARWLPSPVAMGIGFITPAFFAVTLCVGAGLAALARRWSPKLTDAQVPAVGSGALVGESLMGLILAATTALQRSA; encoded by the coding sequence ATGAGCGCCCCCTCCGGTCACCCCGCGGCTCCTCCCGAGGTCGCGGCGGGACCGGGGGCGCCACTGCCCGTGGCGCAGGCCCCGGGGTTCGCGGGCGCGCCGGCATCCCAGGGCCGCGAGTGGACGGTGCGCGCGCTGGGGATGGGGCTGCTCATCGGCGCGCTGCTGGCCGTCACCAACCTCTACATGGGGATGAAGACGGGCTGGTGGGACAGCGGCTCCATCACCGCGACGGTGCTGGGGTTCAGCGGGCTGGCCGCCTATGGGCGCAGGCGGGGCGTGCCGTACACACCGCTGGAGAACAACCTCACGCAGACGGCCGCGTCCGCGGTGGGCGCGATGCCCGCGGCGGCGGGCCTGCTGGGCGCGCTGCCGGCGCTGGCGCTGCTGGGCGTGGCGGTGCCGGGCTGGGGCATCGCGGCGTGGGGCCTGGTGCTGGGCGCGGTGGGCGTGCTGGTGGCGGGCCTGCTGCGCCGGCGCCTGCTGGAGCAGGAAGCGCTGCCGTTCCCCACGGGCATCGCCACCGCGGAGCTCATCTCCACGCTGCACTCGGCCACGCCCACGGAGGCCCCGGGCACGTCGGTGGGGCGCGGCCGGACGCTGGTGGGCGCGGGCCTGGTGGCCATGGCGGTGACGTGGGTGCGGGACGCTCGCGGGTGGCTGCCGGGGATGGTGGCCCTGCCAGGCCGCGTGGACGGCACCGCGCTGGGCGCGCTGACGTGGGGCGTGGGCGTGAGCCCCATGCTGCTGGCGGTGGGGATGATGACGGGGCTTCAGCTGGCCCTGAGCATGCTGCTGGGCGCCGTCGTGGCCTGGGGCGTGCTCTCGCCGGTGCTCCTGCGCGCGGGCGTCGTCGTGGGGGCGGAGTACGGCACCTTGTCCGCGTGGCTGACGTGGCCCGGCGTGGGGCTGATGGTGGGCGCGGCGGTGGTGTCCCTGGGCGCGCAGGCGCGCGACTTCCTGAGCGCGGCGAGGGACTTGCGCTCGGTGGGAGCGAATCGCGGCGGCCTGCCCCGGTGGATGCTGGGCGTGGCGGCGGTCGCGTGCGTGCTGGCGGTGGTGCTGGGCGGGGTGCTGTTCGGGCTGGGCGTCCCGTCCATGGTGCTGGCGCTCGTGCTGCTGGTGCCGCTGTGCGCGGTGTGCGCGCGCGGCGCGGGGCAGACGGACGTGTCGCCGGTGAGCCAGATGGGCAACCTCACGCAGGTCGTCTTCGGTGGCGTGCGGCCCGGGGAGCTGGCGCCCAACGTGGCGGCGGGTTCGGTGGTTGCGGGCGCGGCGGCGCAGACGGGCGTGAGCCTGTGGTCGCTCAAGGCGGGGCACCTGCTGGGCGCCTCGTCGTCGAAGCAGCTCGCCGCGCAGCTGGTGGGGGTGGTGGTGGGCGCGGTGGTGGCGGTGCCGGCCTACCTGCTGCTGGTGGACGCGTACGGGCTGGGGACGGCCGCGCTGCCGGTGCCCGCGGCGGCGCAGTTCCGCGCGGTGGCGGAGGTGTCCGTGCGGGGCCTGTCCGGCCTGCCGCCGCACGCGGGGCTGGGGGCGCTGGTGGGCTGCGCGGTGGGCGCGGTGTTGACGCTGGCCGCGCGGGGCAAGGCGGCGCGGTGGCTGCCGTCGCCGGTGGCGATGGGCATCGGGTTCATCACGCCCGCCTTCTTCGCGGTGACGCTGTGCGTGGGCGCGGGGCTGGCGGCGCTCGCGCGGCGGTGGTCGCCGAAGCTCACCGACGCGCAGGTGCCCGCGGTGGGCTCGGGCGCGCTGGTGGGTGAATCGTTGATGGGGCTCATCCTCGCCGCGACGACGGCGCTGCAGCGCTCGGCGTAG
- a CDS encoding serine/threonine-protein kinase produces MPDVPGYRCEKVIARGGFGVLLAAHKRSADGREGERIALKLARPGVALAEAQLAREAEALRVIGPPTVPALHETGTLPGGQCFVAMEFVPLPTLADWLAQVSGPLSPQEFWPRASALLDAVAIVHSHGLVHCDLKPEHVFLDDAHRRARVFDFGLVQRPAPDAPADDGTPADTSSFAGTAEYMAPEQCAGHAALDARTDVYALGIMLYELITGRPPFFGALAEVLQAHLSLRPPPPSEYAPVAPPVEEVVLRCLAKEPVRRPRDAAAVAQALRAALDHAGQSVVQPAPRVTLTVLPEVRPAQTRRSVAVLFLASRANPVAVQKALAAYGGHMAYTDGARFAGVFDPDVGENPVRRALRAAEGLAERGLAPAAHVDVATVTVQRRLDGAPRYLSASFAREDRYPSVPEARGLLLSHAAAEAVPEVPCLPVPGRSGMMRPAPSGATPRPDVTVLQLGSAVLLGRDAELEGLLDSARGAVSEAAPTIVTVRGDRGHGKSHLATTLALRLRATLPHARVYSMRAREPVQGDPEGTLRTLLRVALHGFDRDDTDTQEDGRTAILDRLGSRLGMELWPGVAATLGWYAPGGPELHSWAAAPGALRSLALRATGELLAASARERPLCLIVDDAHFAEETALDALEYAALAETRVPLWVCVLVRPGFEQSRPSWGARAARQLELPLSGLSSGDAQALCRALLKPVENVPAQAVERIVERAQRVPLFLVELVRGLKRQGLVRQRSPGGNWYLVTDELDRVPELRLVEWLADRELGALPPALAAHARLCALLGAAFTATAADGVVRELERDGAAASFPLDVGHATRRLLDSGLLVEHRLEGLSFRNELVREAVVAGLPAEEKARIHHAAYRHYLSPAGSQERQRLARLALHAAAAGLRDEAAALTIDLAESARGRHAFLDAEAMYTRALELLDPEDELRCLTALRGRGLMRYRIGRYEDSLTDFAIARERARGVGDSRAEVELLLDEAMALDWVNDYARSEERAQEAQHLSETVTSPYVQSRLLLALGRAQFRKGEWLDALMPLEAAAERARKLGDAGYETLVVALLLMAVILPNLGDIDGAERVMDEVISACTERGDRFHLGSAINNRRNLWVARRDLTHALKDQERFMQLGRELGVVGWEYFAEHNMGELYYQAGDVEAAAPHIARAIVLERRHPEVAHRPWALLLQARAMAWTGRHDRARELLTQVRQTMANSRHGVNLSPSEEVLFSMVELAARDATAEEWHALRERSAQVSVEQEPLEVLEMMGLAAWRRGDFAEAMLALGEALARAAHVPNLMEDRIRRSLERVRDLTPAA; encoded by the coding sequence GTGCCCGACGTTCCGGGCTACCGCTGCGAGAAGGTCATCGCGCGCGGAGGCTTTGGCGTCCTGCTGGCCGCGCACAAGCGCTCCGCCGACGGCCGCGAGGGCGAGCGCATCGCGTTGAAGCTGGCCCGTCCCGGCGTCGCGCTCGCGGAGGCGCAGCTCGCGCGCGAGGCGGAGGCCCTGCGCGTCATCGGGCCGCCCACCGTCCCCGCGCTCCATGAGACGGGCACGCTGCCGGGCGGGCAGTGCTTCGTCGCGATGGAGTTCGTGCCCCTTCCCACGCTGGCGGACTGGCTCGCCCAGGTGTCCGGGCCGCTGTCGCCGCAGGAGTTCTGGCCGCGCGCCAGCGCGCTGCTGGACGCGGTGGCCATCGTGCACTCGCACGGGCTCGTGCACTGCGACCTCAAGCCCGAGCACGTCTTCCTGGACGACGCCCACCGCCGGGCCCGCGTCTTCGACTTCGGGCTGGTGCAGCGCCCCGCTCCGGACGCGCCCGCCGACGACGGCACGCCCGCGGACACGTCCTCCTTCGCCGGCACCGCCGAATACATGGCGCCCGAGCAGTGCGCCGGCCACGCCGCCCTGGACGCCCGCACGGACGTGTACGCGCTGGGCATCATGCTCTACGAGCTGATCACTGGACGGCCGCCCTTCTTCGGCGCGCTCGCGGAGGTGCTCCAGGCGCACCTGTCGCTGCGGCCGCCGCCCCCGTCGGAGTACGCGCCGGTGGCGCCTCCGGTGGAAGAGGTCGTGCTGCGGTGTCTGGCCAAGGAGCCCGTGCGCCGTCCCCGCGACGCGGCCGCCGTGGCCCAGGCCCTGCGGGCGGCGCTGGACCACGCGGGCCAGTCCGTGGTGCAGCCCGCGCCCCGCGTCACCCTCACCGTCCTCCCGGAGGTGCGCCCCGCCCAGACGCGCCGCTCGGTGGCGGTGCTGTTCCTCGCCTCGCGCGCCAACCCCGTCGCGGTGCAGAAGGCCCTGGCCGCCTACGGAGGCCACATGGCCTACACCGACGGCGCGCGCTTCGCGGGCGTCTTCGACCCGGACGTGGGAGAGAATCCCGTGCGCCGGGCCCTGCGCGCCGCGGAGGGGCTGGCCGAGCGCGGGCTCGCTCCCGCCGCGCACGTGGACGTGGCCACCGTCACCGTGCAGCGCCGGCTGGACGGCGCGCCCCGCTACCTGAGCGCCAGCTTCGCGCGCGAGGACCGCTACCCCAGCGTCCCGGAGGCGCGCGGCCTGCTCCTGTCCCACGCCGCGGCGGAGGCCGTGCCGGAGGTGCCGTGCCTGCCTGTGCCGGGACGCTCGGGCATGATGCGCCCCGCGCCCTCGGGCGCCACGCCCCGTCCGGACGTCACCGTGTTGCAGTTGGGCAGCGCGGTGCTGCTGGGCCGCGACGCGGAGCTGGAGGGGCTGCTGGACAGCGCCCGGGGCGCGGTGTCCGAAGCGGCGCCCACCATCGTCACCGTGCGCGGCGACCGGGGCCACGGCAAGAGCCACCTGGCCACCACGCTGGCCCTGCGCCTGCGGGCCACCCTGCCCCACGCCCGCGTCTACTCCATGCGCGCCCGCGAGCCCGTGCAGGGCGACCCGGAAGGGACGCTGCGCACGCTCCTGCGCGTGGCGCTGCACGGCTTCGACCGCGACGACACGGACACGCAGGAGGATGGCCGCACCGCCATCCTGGACCGGCTGGGCTCCCGGCTGGGCATGGAGCTGTGGCCGGGCGTGGCCGCGACGCTGGGGTGGTATGCGCCCGGCGGGCCGGAGCTGCACAGCTGGGCCGCGGCCCCGGGCGCGCTGCGCTCGCTGGCCCTGCGCGCCACCGGTGAGCTGCTGGCGGCGAGCGCCCGCGAGCGGCCCCTGTGCCTCATCGTGGACGACGCGCACTTCGCGGAGGAGACGGCGCTGGACGCGCTGGAGTACGCGGCGCTCGCGGAGACGCGCGTGCCCCTGTGGGTCTGCGTGCTGGTGCGCCCGGGCTTCGAGCAGAGCCGCCCCTCCTGGGGCGCCCGCGCCGCGCGGCAGCTGGAGCTGCCCCTGTCCGGCCTGTCTTCGGGCGATGCGCAGGCGCTGTGCCGCGCGCTGCTCAAGCCGGTGGAGAACGTGCCCGCGCAGGCGGTGGAGCGCATCGTCGAGCGCGCGCAGCGCGTGCCCCTGTTCCTGGTGGAGTTGGTGCGCGGCCTCAAGCGCCAGGGCCTCGTGCGCCAGCGCTCCCCGGGTGGCAACTGGTACCTCGTCACCGACGAGCTGGACCGCGTCCCCGAGCTGCGGCTCGTGGAGTGGCTGGCCGACCGCGAGCTGGGCGCCCTGCCCCCGGCGCTCGCGGCGCACGCCCGCCTGTGCGCGCTGCTGGGCGCGGCCTTCACCGCCACCGCCGCGGATGGCGTGGTGCGCGAGCTGGAGCGCGACGGGGCCGCGGCGAGCTTCCCGCTGGACGTGGGCCACGCGACGCGGCGGCTGCTGGACTCGGGGCTATTGGTGGAGCACCGGCTGGAGGGCCTGAGCTTCCGCAACGAGTTGGTGCGCGAGGCCGTCGTCGCGGGGCTGCCCGCGGAGGAGAAGGCGCGCATCCACCACGCCGCCTACCGCCACTACCTGAGCCCGGCGGGTTCGCAGGAGCGCCAGCGGCTGGCCCGGCTCGCGCTTCACGCGGCGGCGGCCGGCCTGCGCGACGAGGCGGCGGCGCTGACCATCGACCTGGCGGAGTCCGCGCGCGGCCGTCACGCGTTCCTGGACGCGGAGGCCATGTACACGCGCGCCCTGGAGCTGCTCGACCCCGAGGACGAGCTGCGCTGCCTCACCGCGCTGCGAGGCCGGGGCCTGATGCGCTACCGCATCGGCCGGTACGAGGACTCGCTCACCGACTTCGCCATCGCGCGGGAGCGGGCCCGGGGCGTGGGGGACTCGCGCGCGGAGGTGGAGCTGCTGCTCGACGAGGCGATGGCGCTCGACTGGGTCAACGACTACGCGCGCAGCGAGGAGCGGGCCCAGGAGGCCCAGCACCTGTCGGAGACGGTGACGTCGCCCTACGTGCAGTCGCGGCTGCTGCTGGCGCTGGGCCGCGCGCAGTTCCGCAAGGGCGAGTGGCTGGACGCGCTCATGCCGCTGGAAGCCGCCGCGGAGCGGGCCCGGAAGCTGGGCGACGCGGGCTATGAGACGCTGGTGGTGGCGCTGCTGTTGATGGCCGTCATCCTCCCGAACCTGGGCGACATCGACGGGGCCGAGCGCGTGATGGACGAGGTCATCAGCGCGTGCACGGAGCGTGGAGACCGCTTCCACCTGGGCTCGGCCATCAACAACCGCCGCAACCTGTGGGTGGCGCGCCGGGATTTGACGCACGCCCTGAAGGACCAGGAGCGCTTCATGCAACTGGGCCGCGAGCTGGGCGTGGTGGGCTGGGAGTACTTCGCCGAGCACAACATGGGCGAGCTGTACTACCAGGCCGGCGACGTGGAGGCCGCGGCGCCGCACATCGCCCGCGCCATCGTGCTGGAGCGCCGGCACCCGGAGGTGGCGCACCGGCCGTGGGCCCTGCTGCTCCAGGCGCGGGCCATGGCGTGGACGGGCCGGCATGACCGGGCCCGGGAGCTGCTCACGCAGGTGCGGCAGACGATGGCGAACAGCCGGCACGGCGTGAACCTGAGCCCGTCGGAGGAGGTGCTCTTCTCCATGGTGGAGCTGGCCGCCCGCGACGCGACGGCGGAGGAGTGGCACGCGCTGCGCGAGCGCTCCGCGCAGGTGTCCGTGGAGCAGGAGCCCCTGGAGGTGCTGGAGATGATGGGCCTGGCGGCGTGGCGCCGGGGCGACTTCGCCGAGGCGATGCTCGCGCTGGGAGAGGCCCTGGCGCGGGCGGCGCACGTGCCCAACCTGATGGAGGACCGCATCCGCCGCTCGCTGGAGCGCGTGCGGGACCTGACGCCCGCCGCGTAG
- a CDS encoding BP74-related protein, with protein sequence MSNPVRFAFTQASSPGVEFIIELTDEAKIAHARRILSGEETMEIHVHGRIIKRTQPYNPKFSFHLDPSTISFFAMAIEVCDANMTYVEDHLDEAGGAFLPGGHWCPWDSRLTREVK encoded by the coding sequence ATGTCCAACCCTGTTCGTTTCGCCTTCACCCAGGCCAGCTCCCCCGGCGTCGAGTTCATCATCGAGCTGACCGATGAGGCCAAGATCGCTCACGCACGCCGGATCCTCTCTGGAGAAGAGACGATGGAGATCCACGTGCACGGCCGGATCATCAAGCGGACCCAGCCCTACAATCCGAAGTTCTCCTTCCACCTCGATCCCTCGACCATCTCGTTCTTCGCCATGGCCATCGAGGTCTGCGACGCGAACATGACCTACGTCGAGGACCACCTCGATGAAGCGGGCGGCGCCTTCCTCCCGGGCGGTCATTGGTGCCCGTGGGACTCCAGGCTGACTCGCGAAGTGAAGTAG
- a CDS encoding trypsin-like peptidase domain-containing protein produces MVRTLPSRRRLARALMLTPLVALGACKPAPDTAPPEQPTLSLKTATAPSGAKVEPAVYSPPLSTAPGALTSLAPLVDTVKGAVVNVEVQARARPAMGMRGLPPGLAERFGLPGGQSPFGGGGAPPKQGQGSGFVIDPSGLVLTNNHVVEGADTVRVKLEDGRAFEAEVLGRDALTDVALLQLKGVSGNLPFVKLGDSDGLRVGDPVMAIGNPFGLASSVSAGILSARARDIHAGPYDDFLQTDAAINPGNSGGPLFNMRGEVVGMNTAIIGGATGIGFAVPANLIQALLPQLQETGVVRRGWVGLAVQDLTPELARALRVEAAKGAVVAGVSAGGPGAKAGLREEDVITSVGERAVDSAGSLTRAVALLKPGSEVKVSLMRGGKAMEVPVKLGTRPTQRGEEEMTPRDATPAPLSKRLGLRLSEAQDGSGGAQVVSVESGSAAERAGLAPGMVLTQVGDQKVSGVAEAAQALTAAEPGAALLLRARVPGQDGALLRAIEVPAR; encoded by the coding sequence ATGGTCCGTACGCTTCCGTCCCGCCGCCGCCTTGCCCGCGCGCTCATGCTCACGCCCCTGGTCGCGCTGGGGGCCTGCAAGCCTGCTCCGGACACGGCGCCGCCCGAGCAACCCACGCTGTCGCTGAAGACGGCCACCGCGCCCTCGGGTGCGAAGGTGGAGCCGGCCGTCTATTCGCCCCCGCTGTCCACCGCGCCTGGGGCGCTCACGTCGCTGGCGCCGCTGGTGGACACGGTGAAGGGCGCGGTGGTGAACGTGGAGGTGCAGGCGCGCGCCCGCCCCGCCATGGGCATGCGGGGCCTGCCCCCGGGGCTCGCCGAGCGCTTCGGTCTGCCGGGGGGACAGAGTCCCTTCGGTGGGGGCGGCGCGCCGCCGAAGCAGGGACAGGGTTCGGGCTTCGTCATCGACCCGTCGGGCCTGGTGCTCACCAACAACCACGTCGTGGAGGGCGCGGACACCGTCCGGGTGAAGCTGGAGGACGGGCGCGCGTTCGAGGCGGAGGTGCTGGGCCGCGACGCGCTCACGGACGTGGCGTTGCTCCAGTTGAAGGGCGTGTCCGGCAATCTGCCCTTCGTGAAGCTGGGGGACTCCGACGGCCTGCGCGTGGGTGACCCGGTGATGGCCATTGGCAACCCATTCGGGCTCGCGTCGAGCGTGAGCGCGGGCATCCTCTCCGCCCGGGCGCGCGACATCCACGCCGGCCCCTACGACGACTTCCTCCAGACGGACGCGGCCATCAACCCGGGCAACTCCGGCGGCCCGCTCTTCAACATGCGGGGCGAGGTGGTGGGCATGAACACGGCCATCATCGGCGGCGCGACGGGCATCGGCTTCGCGGTGCCGGCGAACCTCATCCAGGCGCTCCTGCCGCAGCTCCAGGAGACGGGCGTGGTGCGCCGGGGCTGGGTGGGGCTGGCGGTGCAGGACCTCACGCCGGAGCTGGCGCGGGCGCTGCGCGTGGAGGCCGCGAAGGGCGCGGTGGTGGCCGGCGTCAGCGCGGGGGGGCCCGGCGCGAAGGCGGGCCTGCGCGAGGAGGACGTCATCACGTCGGTGGGCGAGCGCGCGGTGGACTCCGCCGGTTCGCTGACGCGCGCGGTGGCGCTGCTCAAGCCGGGCAGCGAGGTGAAGGTGAGCCTGATGCGCGGGGGCAAGGCGATGGAGGTGCCGGTGAAGCTGGGCACCCGCCCGACGCAGCGGGGCGAGGAGGAGATGACGCCCCGGGATGCGACGCCCGCGCCGCTGTCGAAGCGGCTGGGCCTGCGGCTGTCGGAGGCGCAGGACGGCAGCGGCGGGGCGCAGGTGGTCTCCGTGGAGTCCGGCAGCGCCGCGGAGCGCGCGGGGCTCGCGCCCGGCATGGTGCTCACGCAGGTGGGCGACCAGAAGGTGTCCGGCGTCGCGGAGGCCGCCCAGGCGCTGACGGCCGCGGAGCCCGGCGCCGCGCTGCTGCTGCGCGCGCGGGTGCCCGGACAGGACGGGGCGCTGCTGCGCGCGATTGAAGTGCCGGCGCGGTAG
- a CDS encoding response regulator produces the protein MVHEQTEGAARGAAWKNPSTAPERAPRILVADDQREMRTLIRKMLVRRGYEVMEAADGPALVRVLIEGLTADESRAPDLIITDVRMPGFTGLEVLARLRREQWDTPVILITAFGDAKLHGEAERLGAACVLDKPFELETLRSAVEAALSVARG, from the coding sequence ATGGTGCACGAGCAGACGGAAGGGGCCGCGCGTGGCGCGGCCTGGAAGAACCCTTCGACGGCGCCGGAGCGGGCCCCCCGCATCCTCGTCGCGGATGATCAACGCGAGATGCGCACCCTCATCCGCAAGATGCTGGTGCGGCGCGGCTATGAAGTGATGGAGGCGGCGGATGGACCGGCACTGGTGCGCGTCCTCATTGAAGGGCTGACCGCGGACGAGTCGCGCGCGCCCGACCTCATCATCACCGACGTGCGCATGCCGGGCTTCACCGGCCTGGAGGTGCTCGCCCGCCTGCGCCGCGAGCAGTGGGACACGCCCGTCATCCTCATCACCGCCTTCGGTGACGCGAAGCTGCACGGCGAGGCCGAGCGGTTGGGGGCCGCCTGCGTGCTCGACAAGCCGTTCGAGCTGGAGACGCTGCGGAGCGCGGTGGAGGCGGCGCTCTCGGTGGCCCGGGGCTGA